In Streptomyces nojiriensis, one genomic interval encodes:
- a CDS encoding DEAD/DEAH box helicase — protein MAFNHLPAGAHDAFGPLSRTPVTHSVPMANTSGPGRPTAPTDPRPTPDTVLDRLSRGPSRAAHITHTEHLPPRAGRHAVWPDRIRTDVVAAIGSAGIDHPWEHQAAAAELALDGTSVVVATGTASGKSLAYLAPVLSALADGAEAPNGRGATALYLAPTKALAADQRRAVRELAAPLGNAVRPAVYDGDTPVEEREWVRQYANYVLTNPDMLHRGILPAHPRWSSFLRALRYVVIDECHTYRGVFGSHVAQVLRRLRRLCARYGAEPVFLLASATASDPAAAASRLTGVRVIEITDDASPRGEVVFALWEPPLLTELRGEKGAPVRRTATAETADLLTDLVVQGVRTVAFVRSRRGAELISVITQERLASVDRSLARRVAAYRGGYLPEERRALERALHSGELLGLAATTALELGVDVSGLDAVLITGYPGTRASLWQQAGRAGRSGQGALAVLIARDDPLDTYLVHHPEALFQQPVEATVLDPDNPYVLAPHLCAAAAELPLTDADLELFGPATEDLLPQLEAAKLLRRRATAWHWTRRERASDLTDIRGGGGRPVQIVEASTGRLLGTVDESAAHTAVHEGAVHLHQGRTYLVKHLDLEDSAALVEQADPPFSTTARDTTSISVLETETEIPWGSARLCFGSVEVTNQVVSYLRRKLITGEVLGETKLDLPPRTLRTRAVWWTVTEDQLDEARINPEILGGALHAAEHASIGMLPLFATCDRWDIGGVSVPLHPDTLLPTVFVYDGHPGGAGFAERAFGTARAWLTATRDAIAACECEAGCPSCIQSPKCGNGNEPLHKRGAIRLLTRLLSESPAAPPAPATPAEASEA, from the coding sequence ATGGCATTCAATCACTTACCGGCAGGCGCGCACGACGCCTTCGGACCATTGTCCCGCACGCCGGTGACACACTCGGTTCCGATGGCCAACACATCTGGTCCCGGACGGCCCACGGCACCCACGGACCCACGACCCACCCCCGACACGGTCCTGGACCGCCTGTCACGGGGGCCTTCCCGTGCTGCGCACATCACTCATACGGAGCACTTGCCCCCTCGGGCGGGTCGTCATGCAGTCTGGCCGGACCGCATCCGAACAGACGTCGTAGCCGCGATCGGATCGGCCGGAATCGACCATCCGTGGGAACACCAGGCCGCGGCGGCCGAGCTCGCCCTCGACGGCACGTCCGTGGTCGTGGCCACCGGAACCGCCTCGGGCAAGTCCCTCGCCTACCTCGCGCCCGTGCTCTCCGCGCTCGCGGACGGCGCCGAGGCCCCGAACGGCAGGGGCGCGACCGCCCTGTACCTGGCCCCCACCAAGGCCCTGGCGGCCGACCAGCGGCGTGCCGTACGGGAACTGGCCGCCCCGCTGGGCAACGCCGTGCGTCCCGCGGTCTACGACGGGGACACGCCCGTCGAGGAACGCGAATGGGTCCGCCAGTACGCGAACTACGTCCTGACCAACCCCGACATGCTGCACCGCGGGATCCTCCCGGCCCACCCGCGCTGGTCCTCCTTCCTGCGGGCCCTGCGCTACGTCGTGATCGACGAGTGCCACACCTACCGCGGGGTCTTCGGCTCCCACGTGGCACAGGTGCTGCGCCGGCTGCGGCGGCTGTGCGCCCGCTACGGCGCGGAACCCGTCTTCCTGCTGGCCTCCGCCACCGCGAGCGACCCGGCGGCGGCCGCGTCCCGGCTGACCGGCGTACGGGTGATCGAGATCACCGACGACGCCTCACCGCGGGGCGAGGTGGTCTTCGCCCTCTGGGAGCCGCCGCTGCTCACCGAGCTGCGCGGCGAGAAGGGCGCGCCCGTACGCCGCACGGCCACCGCCGAGACGGCCGACCTGCTGACCGACCTGGTGGTCCAGGGGGTCCGCACGGTCGCCTTCGTCCGCTCCCGGCGCGGCGCCGAGCTGATCTCCGTGATCACCCAGGAACGGCTCGCGTCGGTCGACCGGTCCCTGGCCCGCCGGGTCGCCGCCTACCGGGGCGGCTACCTCCCCGAGGAGCGCCGGGCCCTGGAGCGGGCCCTGCACTCCGGCGAGCTGCTCGGACTGGCCGCCACGACGGCCCTGGAGCTCGGTGTGGACGTCTCCGGCCTGGACGCCGTCCTGATCACCGGCTACCCCGGTACGAGGGCCTCCCTGTGGCAGCAGGCGGGCCGCGCGGGGCGCTCGGGCCAGGGCGCCTTGGCCGTGCTGATCGCCCGGGACGACCCGCTGGACACCTACCTCGTGCACCACCCGGAGGCGCTGTTCCAGCAGCCGGTGGAGGCCACCGTCCTGGACCCCGACAACCCGTACGTCCTCGCCCCCCACCTGTGCGCGGCGGCGGCGGAGCTACCGCTGACCGACGCGGACCTGGAACTCTTCGGCCCGGCGACCGAGGACCTCCTTCCCCAGCTCGAGGCGGCGAAGCTGCTGCGCCGCCGGGCGACCGCCTGGCACTGGACCCGCCGGGAACGGGCCTCGGACCTGACCGACATCCGGGGCGGCGGCGGCCGCCCGGTGCAGATCGTCGAGGCCTCGACCGGCCGGCTGCTGGGTACGGTCGACGAGTCGGCGGCCCACACCGCCGTCCACGAGGGGGCCGTCCACCTCCACCAGGGCCGCACGTATCTCGTGAAGCACCTGGACCTGGAGGATTCGGCGGCCCTCGTGGAGCAGGCGGACCCGCCCTTCTCCACCACGGCCCGTGACACCACCTCCATCTCCGTCCTGGAGACCGAGACCGAGATCCCGTGGGGCTCGGCCCGGCTCTGCTTCGGCTCCGTCGAGGTCACCAACCAGGTCGTCTCCTATCTGCGCCGCAAGCTGATCACCGGCGAGGTGCTGGGCGAGACCAAGCTCGACCTGCCGCCCCGCACCCTGCGCACCCGGGCCGTGTGGTGGACGGTGACCGAGGACCAGCTCGACGAGGCCCGGATCAACCCGGAGATCCTGGGCGGCGCCCTGCACGCCGCCGAGCACGCCTCCATCGGCATGCTGCCGCTGTTCGCCACCTGCGACCGCTGGGACATCGGCGGCGTCTCCGTGCCGCTGCATCCCGACACCCTCCTCCCCACGGTCTTCGTCTACGACGGCCACCCCGGCGGCGCCGGCTTCGCGGAGCGCGCCTTCGGCACCGCCCGCGCGTGGCTGACGGCGACCCGCGATGCGATCGCGGCCTGCGAGTGCGAGGCCGGCTGCCCTTCCTGCATCCAGTCCCCCAAGTGCGGCAACGGCAACGAGCCCCTGCACAAGCGCGGCGCCATCCGCCTCCTCACCCGCCTCCTCTCCGAATCCCCGGCCGCACCACCCGCACCCGCCACCCCCGCCGAGGCCTCCGAGGCCTGA
- a CDS encoding Rv3654c family TadE-like protein, whose translation MSRDRGSATVWAALVATVLGAVFGGVLLLGQAVVARHRAAAAADLAALAAAATWAHGPETACAAALRVARAQGAALGGCLLRGEVAEVTARVAAGPFTAAIRARAGPPGPPD comes from the coding sequence GTGAGCCGGGACCGGGGTTCGGCCACGGTCTGGGCGGCACTGGTGGCGACGGTGCTGGGCGCGGTGTTCGGCGGGGTGCTGCTGCTCGGCCAGGCCGTCGTGGCCCGCCACCGGGCGGCGGCCGCCGCCGACCTGGCGGCGCTCGCGGCGGCGGCCACCTGGGCACACGGGCCGGAGACGGCGTGCGCGGCGGCCCTGCGGGTGGCCCGGGCGCAGGGTGCGGCGCTCGGCGGGTGCCTGCTCCGGGGCGAGGTCGCCGAGGTCACCGCCCGGGTCGCGGCGGGCCCGTTCACCGCGGCGATCCGGGCCCGGGCGGGCCCGCCCGGGCCGCCGGACTGA
- the bldG gene encoding anti-sigma factor antagonist BldG: MDLSLSTRTVGDRTVVEVGGEIDVYTAPKLREQLVELVNDGSYHLVVDMERVDFLDSTGLGVLVGGLKRVRAHEGSLRLVCNQERILKIFRITGLTKVFPIHTTVEDAVNATD, encoded by the coding sequence GTGGACCTGTCCCTGTCGACTCGCACTGTCGGCGACCGTACGGTCGTGGAGGTCGGTGGCGAGATTGATGTGTATACCGCGCCCAAGCTGCGCGAGCAGTTGGTCGAGTTGGTGAACGACGGCAGCTACCACCTGGTTGTCGACATGGAGCGGGTGGACTTCCTCGACTCCACCGGCCTCGGTGTGCTGGTGGGAGGCCTCAAGCGCGTCCGTGCGCACGAGGGCTCGCTCCGTCTGGTGTGCAACCAGGAGCGCATCCTGAAGATCTTCCGCATCACCGGTCTGACCAAGGTGTTTCCGATCCACACCACGGTGGAAGACGCCGTCAACGCCACCGACTGA
- a CDS encoding HAD family hydrolase, producing the protein MVGAYARGVENQPLPHSSPRTAAFFDLDKTVIAKSSTLTFSKSFYQGGLINRRAVLRTAYTQFIFLAGGADHDQMERMREYLSALCKGWNRQQVREIVAETLHDLIDPIIYDEAASLIEAHHTAGRDVVIVSTSGAEVVEPIGEMLGADRVVATRMVVGEDGCFTGEIEYYAYGPTKAEAVRELAESEGYDLTRCYAYSDSATDIPMLEAVGHPHAVNPDRALRREAVAREWPVLVFNRPVRLKQRLPGLSMPARPALVAAAAVGAAAATAGLVWYASRRRAHALAAAGSA; encoded by the coding sequence ATGGTGGGCGCATATGCTCGGGGCGTGGAAAATCAGCCCTTGCCGCACTCCTCGCCTCGCACCGCAGCCTTCTTCGACCTGGACAAGACGGTCATTGCGAAGTCGAGCACCTTGACGTTCAGCAAGTCCTTCTACCAAGGCGGCCTGATCAACCGGCGAGCCGTGTTGCGCACCGCGTACACGCAGTTCATCTTCCTGGCCGGCGGCGCCGACCACGATCAGATGGAACGGATGCGGGAGTACCTGTCCGCCCTCTGCAAGGGGTGGAACAGGCAGCAGGTGCGGGAGATCGTCGCCGAGACCCTGCACGACCTCATCGACCCGATCATCTACGACGAGGCCGCGTCCCTGATCGAGGCCCACCACACCGCGGGCCGCGACGTGGTGATCGTGTCCACCTCCGGCGCGGAAGTCGTCGAGCCCATCGGGGAGATGCTCGGCGCGGACCGGGTCGTCGCCACCCGCATGGTCGTGGGCGAGGACGGCTGCTTCACCGGCGAGATCGAGTACTACGCCTACGGACCCACCAAGGCGGAGGCCGTACGCGAACTCGCGGAGTCCGAGGGGTACGACCTCACCCGCTGCTACGCCTACAGCGACTCGGCCACCGACATCCCGATGCTCGAAGCGGTCGGACACCCGCACGCCGTCAACCCCGACCGGGCACTGCGGCGGGAAGCCGTGGCGCGCGAGTGGCCGGTCCTGGTCTTCAACCGCCCCGTGCGGCTGAAGCAGCGCCTTCCCGGACTGTCCATGCCGGCCCGGCCCGCCCTGGTCGCCGCGGCGGCCGTGGGCGCGGCAGCCGCCACGGCCGGGCTGGTCTGGTACGCGAGCCGGCGCCGCGCCCATGCACTGGCCGCGGCCGGCTCCGCCTGA
- a CDS encoding type II secretion system F family protein gives MTGGFVVHRLGIAVCLAVVALWLVSAVTARVRTRAAGRRAAALLGAGPVLRGTVFGSALRGVAAAWAGPAGALLAGWVLVGGAAGVAVGGLAAFGVRRWRTRARPPTGVDPREAERQLPFAADLLAACLAAGASPVEAAEVVGESLGGPVGDRLARAGAELRLGGEPGAGWGRLAEIPGARALADCLERAARTGAPAAEPVSRLASGLREDRARTAGARAQRAAVLVTAPVGLCFLPAFLAIGVAPVVIGMASGLLSNT, from the coding sequence GTGACGGGCGGCTTCGTCGTCCACAGGCTGGGGATCGCGGTCTGCCTGGCCGTGGTGGCGCTGTGGCTGGTGTCGGCGGTGACGGCACGGGTCCGGACGCGGGCGGCCGGACGCAGGGCCGCGGCCCTGCTGGGAGCTGGACCGGTGCTCCGCGGGACGGTGTTCGGATCCGCGCTGAGGGGTGTGGCGGCCGCGTGGGCCGGGCCGGCCGGGGCGCTGCTGGCGGGCTGGGTGCTCGTGGGCGGGGCGGCGGGTGTGGCCGTCGGCGGCCTGGCCGCGTTCGGTGTGCGGCGGTGGCGGACCAGGGCGCGGCCGCCGACCGGAGTGGATCCACGGGAGGCGGAGCGCCAGTTGCCGTTCGCGGCAGACCTGTTGGCCGCATGCCTGGCGGCCGGGGCGAGCCCGGTGGAAGCCGCCGAGGTGGTGGGGGAATCACTGGGCGGTCCGGTGGGCGACCGGCTGGCGAGGGCCGGGGCGGAGCTGCGGCTCGGCGGCGAACCGGGCGCCGGGTGGGGGAGGTTGGCGGAGATACCGGGTGCCCGGGCGCTCGCGGACTGCCTGGAACGGGCCGCGCGGACGGGGGCGCCCGCGGCGGAGCCCGTCTCCCGGCTCGCGTCCGGGCTGCGGGAGGACCGGGCCCGCACGGCGGGAGCGCGGGCGCAGCGGGCGGCGGTCCTCGTCACCGCACCGGTGGGGCTGTGTTTTCTCCCCGCTTTTCTCGCGATCGGGGTCGCCCCGGTGGTGATCGGTATGGCCTCGGGACTTCTCTCGAACACCTGA
- a CDS encoding TadE family type IV pilus minor pilin gives MTAEAALVIPALVLFAALLVWALMAAAAQIRCVDAARAGARAAARSEPVEVAEAAARAAAPPGARVELERTGDLWRVRVAAKAPGPGGLPVRLGAQAVALAEDSVGPPP, from the coding sequence GTGACGGCGGAGGCCGCCCTGGTGATTCCGGCGCTGGTGCTGTTCGCGGCACTGCTGGTGTGGGCCCTCATGGCGGCGGCCGCGCAGATCCGGTGTGTGGACGCGGCCCGGGCCGGAGCCCGGGCGGCGGCCAGGTCGGAACCGGTGGAGGTGGCGGAGGCTGCGGCCCGGGCGGCCGCCCCACCGGGGGCGCGGGTGGAGCTGGAGCGGACGGGCGACCTCTGGCGGGTCCGGGTGGCGGCGAAGGCGCCCGGGCCGGGCGGGCTGCCGGTACGGCTCGGCGCGCAGGCGGTGGCCCTGGCGGAGGACAGCGTGGGGCCGCCGCCGTGA
- a CDS encoding type II secretion system F family protein has product MSAGAGLPVPLFAGVLCAGAAAWGLAGGDRVSRRAQAVLAAGGPVVPVGPPRRERLLIAVRVRAARWREWACLAAGLVVAVLGGSVIPLLAGVAALPLVRRWLRVRARERARAARAAEVVALCGAVVGELRAGAQPGQALTAAMRRTAVGPGGPGAAETGVLAAAAFGGDVPGALRQVAREPGAEGLAGMAACWRVSVDGGAGLAAGLERLEGALRAERDRQESLRAQLAGARSTVLVLALLPLVGLLIGTGLGADPLRVLLHTPMGWGCLLAGGVLEALGLLWCRRIVRAGER; this is encoded by the coding sequence GTGAGCGCGGGGGCGGGGCTGCCGGTGCCGCTGTTCGCCGGGGTGCTGTGCGCCGGGGCGGCCGCCTGGGGGCTGGCCGGCGGTGACCGGGTGTCCCGGCGCGCCCAGGCGGTGCTGGCGGCGGGCGGTCCGGTGGTTCCGGTCGGCCCGCCGCGCCGGGAGCGGCTGCTCATCGCCGTCCGGGTGCGGGCGGCGCGGTGGCGGGAGTGGGCCTGCCTCGCGGCCGGGCTGGTGGTCGCGGTGCTCGGCGGGTCGGTGATCCCGCTGCTGGCGGGGGTGGCGGCGCTGCCGCTGGTGCGCCGGTGGCTGCGGGTACGGGCGCGGGAGCGGGCCCGGGCGGCGCGGGCCGCCGAGGTGGTGGCCCTGTGCGGTGCGGTGGTGGGTGAGCTGCGGGCGGGAGCTCAGCCAGGGCAGGCGCTGACGGCCGCGATGCGCCGGACTGCCGTCGGCCCCGGCGGGCCGGGTGCGGCGGAAACGGGCGTGCTGGCCGCCGCGGCCTTCGGCGGGGACGTGCCCGGTGCGTTGCGCCAGGTGGCCCGGGAGCCCGGGGCGGAAGGGCTGGCCGGAATGGCGGCCTGCTGGCGGGTGTCCGTGGACGGCGGTGCGGGACTGGCCGCCGGATTGGAACGGCTGGAGGGGGCCCTGCGGGCCGAGCGGGACCGGCAGGAGTCGCTGCGGGCCCAGTTGGCGGGGGCGCGCTCGACGGTGCTGGTGCTCGCCCTGCTGCCGCTGGTGGGTCTGCTGATCGGCACCGGGCTGGGCGCGGATCCGCTGCGGGTGCTGCTGCACACACCGATGGGGTGGGGGTGCCTGCTGGCCGGCGGGGTGCTGGAGGCGCTCGGGCTGCTGTGGTGCCGGCGGATCGTCCGGGCGGGGGAGCGGTGA
- a CDS encoding ATP-binding protein, producing the protein MATVELRFSAQPEHVRTARLVAAAVARRVGVEEAVLDEVRLAVGEACSRAVGLHRSNGLTAPVRVVLTEEDKTFSIEVGDEVPGPSGSAADAVPGITAVLESEGETEDEMGLAVISGLVDDVEVSSGESGGTIRMSWPVSGVSELP; encoded by the coding sequence ATGGCCACCGTTGAACTGCGCTTCAGCGCCCAGCCCGAACACGTCCGGACGGCCCGCCTGGTCGCGGCCGCCGTGGCGCGCAGGGTCGGCGTGGAGGAAGCCGTCCTCGACGAGGTCCGCCTCGCCGTGGGTGAGGCCTGTTCCCGTGCCGTCGGACTCCATCGGAGCAACGGACTGACCGCGCCCGTCCGGGTGGTGCTGACCGAGGAGGACAAGACGTTCTCCATCGAGGTCGGCGACGAGGTCCCCGGGCCCTCCGGCAGCGCGGCCGACGCGGTACCCGGCATCACCGCCGTCCTGGAGTCCGAAGGCGAGACCGAGGACGAGATGGGTCTCGCGGTGATCAGCGGGCTCGTCGACGACGTCGAGGTGAGCAGTGGGGAATCGGGCGGGACCATCCGGATGAGCTGGCCCGTCTCCGGAGTCTCCGAGCTTCCCTGA
- a CDS encoding TadA family conjugal transfer-associated ATPase encodes MSAVLLDAVRRRLAESGAEPTPARVAAALRAQGRLLGDAEVLGVAAELRSELVGAGPLEALLGDPEVTDVLVAAPDRVWVDRGGGLELTGVTFADAEAVRRLAQRLAAVAGRRLDDARPWVDARMPDGTRLHAVLPPVSVGSACLSLRVVRPRAFTLEELVAAGTLPPGGQRLLKDMVGARLSFLVSGGTGTGKTTLLSALLGLVGPGERIVLAEDSAELRPDHPHVVRLETRPANQEGAGLVTLADLVRQALRMRPDRLVVGEVRGAEVADLLAALNTGHEGGCGTVHANAAAHVPARLEALGTAAGLDRAALHSQLAAALTLVLHLVRDREGRRRLAEVHVLERDAAGLVVTVPALRWAARGFVRERGWERLRPLLRGVR; translated from the coding sequence ATGAGCGCGGTGCTCCTGGACGCGGTGCGCCGGCGGCTCGCCGAGAGCGGGGCGGAACCGACCCCGGCGCGGGTGGCGGCGGCCCTGCGGGCCCAGGGCAGGCTGCTCGGGGATGCCGAAGTGCTCGGTGTGGCCGCCGAATTACGGTCCGAACTGGTCGGCGCGGGCCCGCTGGAGGCACTGCTCGGCGATCCGGAGGTCACCGATGTGCTGGTGGCGGCCCCCGACCGGGTGTGGGTGGATCGCGGTGGCGGGCTGGAGCTGACCGGAGTGACCTTCGCCGACGCCGAGGCCGTGCGCAGGCTCGCCCAGCGGCTGGCCGCCGTCGCGGGGCGGCGCCTGGACGACGCCCGGCCCTGGGTGGACGCCCGGATGCCCGACGGCACCCGGCTGCACGCCGTGCTGCCTCCGGTCTCGGTCGGCTCGGCCTGCCTCTCGCTGCGGGTGGTGCGGCCGCGGGCGTTCACGCTGGAGGAGCTCGTCGCGGCGGGGACACTGCCGCCGGGCGGGCAACGACTGCTCAAGGACATGGTCGGGGCCCGGCTGTCGTTCCTCGTCTCCGGTGGGACCGGAACGGGCAAGACCACCCTGCTCAGTGCCCTGTTGGGGCTGGTCGGCCCCGGCGAGCGGATCGTGCTGGCCGAGGACTCGGCCGAGCTGCGCCCCGACCATCCGCATGTGGTGCGGCTGGAGACCCGGCCGGCCAACCAGGAGGGGGCGGGTCTGGTCACCCTGGCGGACCTGGTCCGCCAGGCGCTGCGGATGCGGCCCGACCGGCTGGTGGTGGGCGAGGTGCGGGGCGCCGAGGTGGCGGACCTGCTCGCCGCTCTGAACACCGGGCACGAGGGGGGCTGCGGGACGGTCCACGCCAACGCCGCCGCCCACGTTCCCGCCCGGCTGGAGGCGCTCGGGACGGCCGCCGGGCTCGACCGGGCGGCCCTGCACAGCCAGTTGGCCGCAGCGCTGACCCTGGTGCTCCACCTGGTCCGGGACCGGGAGGGGCGGCGCCGGCTGGCCGAGGTGCACGTGCTGGAGCGGGACGCCGCCGGACTGGTGGTCACCGTACCGGCGCTGCGCTGGGCCGCCCGGGGCTTCGTACGGGAGCGCGGCTGGGAACGGCTTCGCCCGCTGCTGCGAGGTGTCCGGTGA
- the ssd gene encoding septum site-determining protein Ssd — protein sequence MAGSAPGGGRPLIITEDPLLLDDLLRLCAAAGAEPHVRHAVPEQGGAVGAGAAGADAGNGGWDCAPLVLVGDDAARRVRGAPRRAGVLLVGRDLDDPHVWQRAVEIGAEEVLRLPDAESRLVDRIADVVEGAGRPALAVGVVGGSGGAGASTLACALAVRAARAGERTILIDGDPLGGGMDVLLGGESAEGLRWPDFAASRGRVGAGALEESLPELHDLRVLSWDRGDRVVVPPAAIRSVVAAARRRGGVVVVDLPRRVDEAVAEVLAQLDLVLMVVPGELRSVAAAGRVAAGVRMVARDVRVVVRGRCPGGLDPESVAGLLGAPLAGEVPLEVGLPGRVAEGEPPGTQAKGALARFCDGFWQRALGSAQGVPA from the coding sequence ATGGCCGGATCCGCACCTGGCGGCGGGCGGCCGCTGATCATCACCGAGGACCCGCTGCTGCTCGACGATCTGCTGAGGCTGTGTGCCGCGGCGGGTGCCGAGCCGCATGTGCGCCACGCGGTACCCGAGCAGGGCGGGGCCGTCGGGGCGGGCGCTGCGGGCGCGGATGCGGGGAACGGGGGATGGGACTGCGCACCGCTCGTGCTGGTGGGGGACGACGCCGCCCGACGGGTGCGCGGCGCACCGCGCAGGGCCGGGGTTCTCCTCGTCGGCCGGGACCTGGACGACCCCCATGTGTGGCAACGGGCGGTGGAGATCGGCGCCGAGGAGGTGCTGCGGCTCCCCGACGCCGAGAGCCGGCTCGTCGACCGCATCGCCGATGTCGTGGAGGGGGCCGGGAGGCCCGCCCTCGCCGTGGGGGTGGTCGGTGGCAGCGGCGGTGCCGGAGCCTCCACCCTCGCCTGCGCGCTCGCCGTGCGGGCCGCCCGCGCCGGGGAGCGGACCATCCTCATCGACGGCGATCCGCTGGGCGGCGGCATGGACGTCCTGCTCGGGGGCGAGAGCGCCGAAGGGCTGCGCTGGCCGGACTTCGCGGCCTCGCGGGGCCGGGTCGGTGCCGGAGCGCTGGAGGAGTCCCTGCCCGAGCTGCACGACCTGCGCGTGCTCAGCTGGGACCGCGGTGACCGGGTGGTGGTGCCGCCCGCCGCGATCCGGTCCGTGGTGGCCGCCGCGCGCCGCCGGGGCGGGGTGGTGGTGGTCGACCTCCCGCGGCGGGTCGACGAAGCGGTGGCCGAGGTGCTGGCCCAGCTCGACCTGGTGCTGATGGTGGTGCCGGGCGAGTTGCGGTCGGTGGCCGCGGCGGGCCGGGTGGCGGCCGGGGTGCGGATGGTGGCCCGGGACGTGCGGGTCGTCGTACGGGGACGCTGCCCGGGCGGCCTCGATCCGGAGTCCGTGGCGGGGCTGTTGGGGGCACCGCTGGCCGGGGAGGTGCCGCTCGAGGTGGGGCTCCCGGGGCGGGTGGCCGAGGGCGAACCGCCGGGGACGCAGGCGAAGGGCGCGCTGGCCCGCTTCTGCGACGGCTTCTGGCAGCGGGCCCTCGGCTCCGCCCAGGGGGTGCCGGCATGA
- a CDS encoding DUF4244 domain-containing protein, with the protein MRIIWFRVRTALGARGGDKGMSTSEYAMGTIAACAFAAVLYKVVTSEVVATALQSTIGKALDVPF; encoded by the coding sequence ATGAGGATCATCTGGTTTCGTGTGCGGACGGCGCTCGGGGCGCGCGGGGGCGACAAGGGGATGTCCACGTCGGAATACGCGATGGGCACGATCGCGGCCTGTGCATTCGCAGCCGTCCTCTACAAGGTGGTGACGAGTGAAGTCGTCGCCACGGCCCTTCAGTCGACCATCGGAAAGGCGCTCGATGTGCCGTTCTGA